The genomic stretch TGTTTGTTCCGGCGGGCGCCCTTGTGGCATCTGCAGGAGATGTGCTGGAAGACGGCACCGCTTTATTGCGCATCGTGGAGTCAACCGGAATCTCTTCGACGCTTGGCGATGTGTATCTGGTGGAAGTGCAGGAACCTGGCACCGTGGTGCTGGCAGGTGTTCGCGATCAACAGCAAGTCGCACAGGTCATGGCTCGCATGGAGCGATTGGGTGCCGAGCTGTGTCTGGTCGATGGCGCGTTTGATCGGATGATGGCCGCCCAACCGCTGTTGACAGACGGTGTGGTGTTGGCGACGGGCGCTGTGGTCGCCAAGACGGTGCAGGAAGTGGCGCAGAAGACCGCCTACTTTTTGCAACGCTTTTCCCTGCCGCAAGCGGATGAGGCGCTGACTCGGCTCTATGATGTCGCCGAGGAAAAAGGGGCGCTGGTCGCTGGCGTTGTGCAGGGGAGCGAGTTTCTGCCTGTCGTGTTGAAGCAGACTTCCTCGTTCACCGCCAATCCGCAAACGGACGAAAACTGGCCCGGGCAAGAACAGGTGCGCGCGCTGGCGGTGACCGGGGCGGTGACCGATCGGCTGCTGCAGATGCTAGAAGGGTTGCCGCGCGGGTTTGCGCTGGTGCTGTCCGACGCGACGCACTTTTTTGTGACGGGTGCGGTCTGGCGTAAATTTTTGCGGCGGGGCCATCAACTGGTGGTGCGCCGCGCGGTGCGTGTGTACGGTCTGGCCGTCAATCCGTACTCGGTCGAAGGGTATCACTTGCCGGGGCGGGAGCTTGT from Tumebacillus algifaecis encodes the following:
- the kamB gene encoding lysine 5,6-aminomutase reactivase subunit KamB, with the translated sequence MFLEHVELRNARRIALVGIAKHAGKTTVFNELIRQASVQGRKLGLLSIGVDGERNDAIMGVPKPEVFVPAGALVASAGDVLEDGTALLRIVESTGISSTLGDVYLVEVQEPGTVVLAGVRDQQQVAQVMARMERLGAELCLVDGAFDRMMAAQPLLTDGVVLATGAVVAKTVQEVAQKTAYFLQRFSLPQADEALTRLYDVAEEKGALVAGVVQGSEFLPVVLKQTSSFTANPQTDENWPGQEQVRALAVTGAVTDRLLQMLEGLPRGFALVLSDATHFFVTGAVWRKFLRRGHQLVVRRAVRVYGLAVNPYSVEGYHLPGRELVEAVQAVAGDVAVFDVKE